GTATCCCGGTAGAGTGCTTTCAGATAGTCACTTTCCGCATCGATATGCTGCAAAATATATTCATCAATAGATTCAGTCTCCTGCATAAAAACCTTATTTTAGATGTAACAGTTAGAGATAACGATTGTTGTTAGGCAATACAGTTTCTCCCGCATGTTTCAACGCATCTTCCACGACATTGATTTCGAGGAATGAAGTTTGTGTACCTGCCTTACCGCTACTCAGATATCCTACCATATCAGTCGGCTGCAAACGTCCTTCCTTCAACAGGCGGCGCAAAGCGGCAAAATAATATTCCTGTCCGTTGGCCAGCTCCGGCATATAGATTGCTTCCACTCCATAAGAAAGTGCCAGATGACGCATGGTCTTTTCTTTATAGCAGATAGCCAATACCGGGAACTTACCACGGAAAGCTGCCAGATTACGGGCGGTCCGTCCGCTATAGCTGTCTGTGATGATGGCACGTATCTTCAGTTTCGATGTAGCTTTCACTGCCTGTTTAGCAAGGAAGGCCGTTACATCGTTACTGTTTTCGTTCAACGGGATACGGATATCATTCTCTTCCAGTTTATCTTTTTCAGCCTGGGCCGCGATCTTGGTCATTGTCTTGACTGCATCTACCGGATATTTGCCATAAGCAGTCTCACCGCTCAACATCAGAGCATCCGTACGATAGTAGATTGCATTCGCGATATCGGTCACTTCCGCGCGGGTCGGACGAGGATTGTTGATCATGGTATGAAGCATCTGAGTCGCAACGATCACCGGTTTCTTTGCCAGGATACATTTGCGGATCAGCACACGCTGGATACCCGGAATACGTTCCTGCGGCACTTCGATACCCAGGTCACCACGGGCTACCATCACGCCGTCCGCCACTTCAAGAATCTCGTCGATGTTGTCCACCCCTTCCTGATTCTCAATCTTGGCAATAATCCGGATATCACTATTGTGAGCATCCAGAATTTCACGGATATCAAGTACGTCCTGACGGTTGCGCACGAAAGAGTGAGCGATGAAATCGATATCCTTTTCAATCGCGTAAAGTATATTGTTACGGTCTTTCTCTGTCAATGAAGGAAGATTGATACGAACACCCGGGACGTTCACGCTCTTGCGGCTTCCCAACGTTGCATCGTTTTTCACTTCGCAAAGCAGATAATCGGCTGTCTTATCGATTACTTCCAGTTCAAGATC
This sequence is a window from Bacteroides thetaiotaomicron VPI-5482. Protein-coding genes within it:
- the pyk gene encoding pyruvate kinase, with product MLLKQTKIVASISDRRCDVDFIKQLFEAGMNVVRMNTAHASREGFEALIANVRSVSNRIAILMDTKGPEVRTTANAEPIPYQIGDKVKIVGNPDQETTRECIAVSYPNFVNDLNIGGLVLIDDGDLELEVIDKTADYLLCEVKNDATLGSRKSVNVPGVRINLPSLTEKDRNNILYAIEKDIDFIAHSFVRNRQDVLDIREILDAHNSDIRIIAKIENQEGVDNIDEILEVADGVMVARGDLGIEVPQERIPGIQRVLIRKCILAKKPVIVATQMLHTMINNPRPTRAEVTDIANAIYYRTDALMLSGETAYGKYPVDAVKTMTKIAAQAEKDKLEENDIRIPLNENSNDVTAFLAKQAVKATSKLKIRAIITDSYSGRTARNLAAFRGKFPVLAICYKEKTMRHLALSYGVEAIYMPELANGQEYYFAALRRLLKEGRLQPTDMVGYLSSGKAGTQTSFLEINVVEDALKHAGETVLPNNNRYL